Proteins found in one Quercus robur chromosome 2, dhQueRobu3.1, whole genome shotgun sequence genomic segment:
- the LOC126695663 gene encoding serine/threonine-protein phosphatase 7 long form homolog, producing MAAVPAQLPDEFGPEPTDDSVLRFIKTHRACAVWEGKDPGPLKCHGRNDEFRKRRRIVVDDRIVDIVKRVGLEGLYRTPGREIDHNLITAFVERWRPETHTFHLPHGETTITLQDVEVLFGIPIDGEAIVGTTDLTWKDECQSLLGIATNDTTLKGQRIQIKKLLEKIDEGLPDDATEVVVHQYARCYILALLADTIFADKSGDRVHTMWLQMLRNLRNPPQYSWGSACLAWLYRELCKATDRGASQIGGALLLVQYWAWVRFPFLCPRMDLPPDGAYGPPFAPSPLSIKTVWVVNTLNSPAEICLVRYRQLLDCMHPKQVVWQPYEAELAHLPAFCVAGRDVWTAKIPLVCFWLVEKHTPDRVVRQFGMVQEPPPHMLILTKPFMP from the exons ATGGCTGCTGTTCCTGCTCAGCTCCCTGATGAGTTTGGTCCTGAGCCCACTGACGATTCAGTGTTAAGGTTTATAAAAACACATCGAGCGTGCGCTGTTTGGGAAGGCAAG GATCCAGGGCCACTGAAATGCCACGGTCGTAATGACGAGTTCCGAAAACGACGCCGGATAGTGGTGGATGATCGTATCGTCGACATTGTGAAGAGAGTTGGATTAGAGGGGCTGTATAGGACCCCAGGTAGAGAGATTGATCATAACCTGATCACGGCCTTCGTTGAGCGATGGCGGCCTGAAACCCACACCTTCCACCTGCCACATGGTGAGACAACGATCACATTACAAGATGTGGAGGTTCTTTTTGGGATTCCAATCGATGGTGAGGCAATTGTTGGAACAACTGACTTGACATGGAAAGATGAATGTCAGAGTCTGCTTGGAATTGCTACTAATGACACCACGCTTAAAGGACAAAGGATCCAAATAAAGAAGCTACTAGAAAAAATTGACGAAGGGTTGCCCGATGATGCAACAGAGGTGGTTGTGCATCAATATGCACGGTGTTATATCCTAGCACTCCTGGCAGACACAATTTTCGCCGACAAGTCTGGTGATAGGGTGCATACGATGTGGTTGCAGATGCTGAGGAACCTTCGGAATCCACCTCAGTACAGTTGGGGGAGCGCTTGCCTTGCATGGCTGTACAGAGAGTTATGCAAGGCAACCGACAGAGGTGCTAGTCAGATTGGTGGGGCCTTGTTGCTAGTTCAGTATTGGGCATGGGTCAGATTCCCTTTTTTGTGCCCAAGGATGGACCTCCCACCAGATGGTGCATATGGCCCACCATTTGCACCTTCTCCATTGTCTATTAA GACTGTGTGGGTTGTGAACACCTTGAATAGCCCCGCCGAAATCTGTCTGGTCCGGTACCGTCAGCTTTTAGATTGTATGCATCCAAAGCAG GTGGTGTGGCAACCATATGAAGCTGAATTAGCCCACCTGCCTGCGTTTTGTGTCGCCGGAAGGGATGTATGGACGGCAAAGATACCGCTTGTATGTTTCTGGCTAGTAGAGAAACATACACCGGACCGTGTTGTTCGTCAGTTCGGGATGGTACAAGAACCCCCCCCCCATATGTTGATACTGACGAAGCCCTTCATGCCATAG
- the LOC126712702 gene encoding alanine--glyoxylate aminotransferase 2 homolog 1, mitochondrial-like translates to MNPLQHESMTQGEIHHVVNPDPYHGVFGSDANRYAKDLQDHIDFGTSGKVAGFIAETIQGAGGAVELAPGYLKLVYDIVRKAGGVCIVDEVQTGFGRTGSNYWGFETQGVIPDIFTMAKGIGNGLPLGAVVTTPEIASVLAQKIQFNTFGGNPVCSAGGLAVLRVIDQEKRQAHCDDVGSHLLARLRALQQTHESNYS, encoded by the exons ATGAATCCGCTTCAACACGAGTCCATGACACAG GGTGAAATTCATCATGTTGTAAATCCAGATCCATACCATGGAGTTTTTGGTTCCGATGCCAATCGTTATGCCAAAGATTTGCAAGATCACATTGATTTTGGTACTTCAGGAAAAGTTGCAGGATTTATAGCTGAAACAATTCAG GGAGCTGGAGGAGCAGTTGAATTGGCGCCTGGATACTTGAAACTGGTTTATGACATTGTACGCAAGGCTGGTGGTGTCTGCATTGTAGATGAAGTGCAAACTGGCTTTGGTCGAACAGGAAGCAATTACTGGGGCTTTGAAACACAGGGCGTCATTCCTGATATATTTACTATGGCAAAG GGTATTGGCAATGGTTTACCATTGGGAGCAGTTGTGACAACCCCAGAGATTGCGAGTGTATTGGCCcagaaaattcaatttaataCTTTTGGAGGAAACCCTGTATGTTCGGCTGGGGGGCTAGCAGTGCTGAGAGTTATTGACCAGGAGAAGCGTCAAGCTCATTGCGATGATGTTGGTTCTCACTTGCTCGCACGTTTGAGAGCTCTTCAGCAAACACATGAAAGTAATTACTCTTGA
- the LOC126712701 gene encoding chromatin-remodeling ATPase INO80-like: MVLDEAQAIKSSNSIRWKTLLSFNCRNRLLLTGTPIQNNMAELWALLHFIMPTLFDSHEQFNEWFSKGIENHAEHGGTLNEHQLNRLHSILKPFMLRRVKTDVISELTRKTEVTVHCKLSSRQQAFYQAIKNKISLAELFEGNRGHLNEKKILNLMNIVIQLRKVCNHPELFERNEGRTYLHFGEIPNSLLPPPFGELEDVHYAGGHNPITYKIV, encoded by the exons ATGGTGTTAGATGAAGCCCAGGCAATCAAAAGTTCGAACAG TATAAGATGGAAGACACTGCTTAGCTTCAATTGTCGGAACCGATTGCTGCTGACTGGTACACCTATCCAGAATAATATGGCAGAGCTGTGGgcccttttgcattttattatgCCAACCTTATTTGACAGCCATGAACAATTTAATGAGTGGTTTTCAAAAGG AATCGAGAACCATGCAGAGCACGGGGGTACTTTGAACGAGCACCAGCTTAACAGATTG CATTCAATTCTTAAGCCTTTTATGCTGCGAAGAGTTAAAACAGATGTAATTTCTGAGCTGACCAGGAAAACTGAGGTTACAGTGCATTGCAAGTTGAGTTCTCGCCAGCAAGCTTTTTATCAGGCTATTAAGAACAAGATATCTCTTGCCGAGTTGTTTGAGGGCAATCGTGGGCATCTTAATGAGaagaaaatactaaatttaATGAATATTGTCATTCAGCTGAGAAAG GTGTGTAATCATCCAGAGTTGTTTGAAAGGAATGAGGGAAGAACATACCTCCACTTTGGGGAGATCCCAAATTCTCTTCTGCCCCCTCCCTTTGGGGAGTTGGAGGACGTGCACTATGCAGGAGGTCACAATCCTATAACATACAAG ATTGTATAA